Proteins from a genomic interval of Larimichthys crocea isolate SSNF unplaced genomic scaffold, L_crocea_2.0 scaffold629, whole genome shotgun sequence:
- the grhprb gene encoding glyoxylate reductase/hydroxypyruvate reductase, whose protein sequence is MWCSRMALRGLQRIAVAPLNITGGLTGNMQREMSTLQRVYVTRQIPPEGLKILRESGQVQFELWDSDDVPVPRKELLQKVKGVDGLVCVLTERIDAELLDAAGPNLKVLSTMSVGFDHLSLEELKKRGIRVGYTPDVLTDAVAELTVALLLTTSRRLVEATHEAKTGGWGTWRTLWLCGHELANSTVGILGLGRIGVAIAERLAPFKVKKFIYTDVAPRPELASIINAEYVSFDELAKQSDFLSVCCALTPETKEICNKNLFSKMKNTSIFINTSRGGVVNQEDLYEALSTGQIAGAGLDVTVPEPLPTNHPLFTLKNCVILPHIASASYTTRNAMSALAANNLLLGLRGEPMIKELKL, encoded by the exons ATGTGGTGCAGTCGAATGGCACTGCGTGGGCTCCAGCGGATCGCTGTTGCACCTTTGAATATCACTGGGGGTCTAACGGGCAACATGCAGAGGGAGATGTCGACCTTACAGCGGGTGTATGTCACCCGACAGATCCCACCTGAAGGCCTGAAGATCCTGCGTGAATCTGGACA GGTGCAGTTTGAGCTGTGGGACTCGGATGACGTCCCCGTGCCGCGGAAGGAGCTGCTTCAGAAGGTCAAAGGTGTTGATGGTCTGGTCTGCGTCCTGACAGAGAGGATTGATGCAGAGTTGTTGGATGCTGCAG GTCCAAACCTGAAGGTCCTCAGTACTATGTCGGTGGGTTTTGACCATCTCTCGttggaggagctgaagaaaag AGGGATCCGTGTGGGTTACACCCCCGATGTTCTGACAGATGCTGTGGCTGAGCTGACCGTGGCTCTGCTGCTCACGACCTCCAGGAGGCTCGTAGAGGCCACGCATGAAGCCAAGAC TGGTGGTTGGGGCACATGGCGAACTCTGTGGCTGTGTGGACATGAGCTGGCCAACAGCACTGTGGGTATTCTGGGCCTGGGAAGGATTG GCGTTGCTATCGCTGAGCGTCTGGCACCTTTCAAAGTAAAGAAGTTCATCTACACAGATGTGGCCCCCAGGCCCGAGCTGGCCAGCATCATCAACGCAGAGTATG TCTCTTTCGATGAACTGGCAAAGCAGTCcgatttcctgtctgtgtgctgcGCTTTAACGCCGGAAACAAAGGAGATCTGCAACAAAAACCTCTTCTCCAAGATGAAAAACACCTCCATCTTTATCAACACGAGCCG AGGTGGCGTGGTGAACCAGGAAGACCTGTACGAGGCTCTGTCCACCGGGCAGATTGCAGGAGCTGGGTTAGACGTCACCGTTCCCGAGCCCCTGCCCACAAACCACCCGCTCTTCACCCTCAAAAACTGCG TGATTCTCCCACATATCGCCAGCGCCTCCTACACTACCCGTAACGCCATGTCCGCCCTGGCAGCGAACAACCTCCTGCTCGGCCTGCGGGGTGAGCCGATGATCAAAGAACTCAAACTGTGA